One Moorella sp. E308F genomic region harbors:
- a CDS encoding SLATT domain-containing protein, which yields MIDAPYTLKKVKELRVDALFGKKKHYNAADRIAKYNFTFSVFTILINLFLGSILFAYLSISLPIAMQWAGAFLSLIAAFLSLLQTLCNYPKVIEGHRSIASRYLEIANECSRLEAYVLDGEMDLNALREKLERLAKVYDQVVKDAEAFPTNDNDYKKAKKGFNEGEEEYTHEELNS from the coding sequence GTGATCGACGCCCCCTATACCCTAAAGAAAGTAAAAGAACTTCGGGTTGACGCACTGTTTGGCAAAAAGAAGCACTATAACGCTGCTGATCGAATAGCGAAATATAATTTTACATTTAGTGTATTTACTATCCTGATTAACCTCTTTTTAGGATCAATTTTATTTGCATATTTAAGCATTTCGCTTCCCATAGCCATGCAATGGGCTGGCGCCTTCCTATCCCTAATCGCTGCTTTCCTTAGCTTATTACAAACACTTTGCAATTACCCAAAGGTCATCGAGGGACATCGCTCCATTGCTTCACGTTATCTCGAAATTGCAAATGAATGCAGTCGCCTTGAGGCTTATGTGTTGGACGGGGAGATGGATCTAAACGCATTGCGAGAAAAATTGGAGCGTCTCGCCAAAGTTTATGACCAAGTAGTAAAGGATGCAGAAGCCTTCCCAACGAACGACAATGATTATAAAAAGGCCAAAAAGGGATTTAATGAAGGTGAAGAAGAGTACACCCATGAGGAACTTAATAGTTAG